The following nucleotide sequence is from Flavobacterium sp. N1736.
TCAAAAACTGGCTCCGGATATTATCTGGATTTCTGCTCCCCTAGCCGTTTCATTGGCCATTATTTTAATGCAAATTACAAAAACACTACATCCGCCAGGAGGCGCAACGGCTCTTATTGCGGTTATTGGTTCTGAAAAAGTAAAAGCTTTGGGGTATCAATATGTTTTTTCTCCGGTATTAGTGGGCGTTTTGATTTTACTTTTAACGGCTTTGGTTTTTAATAATATGACTTCCGGCAGAAGTTATCCAAGTCATAGTTCTTACCACAAACGTTATCATAAAATTAGAAAAAGACTGGTTGGGAAGTAAAATAATCAGCGTTTCGTTTGTCATTGCGAGGAACGAAGCAATCTCACTAACAATTACACAAAGCTTGACTTTATAAATGCGGTTGCTTCTTTCCTCGCAATGACAAACCGGATAAAACTTTTTTAAAAAAAATCTTTTCAACAAATCGCAATTCGTAATTCGGATTTCGTTTTTTATATTTTACCTTTGACTTTTCAAAAAAACAAAGATTATGGTTTATAAATTTAGAGTAATTCTAGACGCCGAAGAAGACATTTTTAGAGACATTGCAATTCTTGAAGACGATACGCTTGAGGATTTACACAATGCGATCTTCAACGCTTTTGGTTTTGACGGAATGGAAGTAGCTTCGTTTTATACTTGCGATGAAACTTGGAATCAGGAAGATGAAATTGCACTCTTTGATACCGGCGACGTTCCCGGCGAACAACGAACTATGGGCGATTATAAATTATCTGATCTATTAGATGAACAAAATACTAAAATAATCTACGTATATGATTTCATCAATATGTGGACTTTCTTAGTGGAGTTGGCTGCTATTGAAGATCAAATTGCCGGAGTTCCGTATCCTGAAACTTTATTTTCTCACGGTGAAATG
It contains:
- a CDS encoding HPP family protein, yielding MPTQKIKRSYRKTRYILYKETLIDFKEHFWSFIGSFVGIGILAYVQSIHFSGNDAVYLIGSFGASSVLVYGIIQSPFSQPRNLVGGHVISAFIGVTVQKLAPDIIWISAPLAVSLAIILMQITKTLHPPGGATALIAVIGSEKVKALGYQYVFSPVLVGVLILLLTALVFNNMTSGRSYPSHSSYHKRYHKIRKRLVGK
- a CDS encoding plasmid pRiA4b ORF-3 family protein, which encodes MVYKFRVILDAEEDIFRDIAILEDDTLEDLHNAIFNAFGFDGMEVASFYTCDETWNQEDEIALFDTGDVPGEQRTMGDYKLSDLLDEQNTKIIYVYDFINMWTFLVELAAIEDQIAGVPYPETLFSHGEMPDEAIEKNFEADMHDDIYGEFEDDLDEDDLDMFEGDDSFEDYGFEENWN